caTGTTCACACTAACAACTTTTACTTTCACTTTTAaagagcaaaaaaatatttataactttagagttaactaatctaaacttaaggTTTAAAGTTGAAGGGTGGGGTATGgtttttgaaaaatgaaatttagtattccaataaatatataaataaatactttaaaaatatataattttttaaaaaatagtttcaaaaataattttcgattttcaaaaagaaattttgaaaaaatacgaaaaaatcaaaacaaaaaaaaattataaaaattttgaatttgaaaaagtgtaattcgaaaacataattcttttgtattttttaaaataattatttattatatataaaaagaacaatagtataagagtcttttgcctcttaatgaagaatgtatttttaaaaatatatatttaatagtggtaaacatgaataatagtACCAAAAAGtggtaaatatgaaaattatccTTGTTTTACATTAATTAATCTATTTTAccttaaattaaattaaaaacaataataatagaaAACTTTGATAACTAAATAACGACAAAACTGCTATTTAAGTTTTTTCTAATATGTGTGAAATAATCTTAAACAATATCTTATTTGAAAAAGAGTGAGTatttctaaaaagaaaaaaaatatatatatatatatatattatatatatatatatgtatgtgtgtatgtgtgtgtgtaaattaaaaatatacaccACTATCTTTGTTATCATTTTGGTTTAACCTCTTTTaaccatataaatacaattCATCCTAACGTTctaagtattttttttggttaaaccATAAAGATAGAGTCATTCATACAAAGAAGAGTTCAAGAGCAATCTAAGGGCGTTTTGGCTGTTACATCAGATTCAAGATTCCTCAAACGAGGAATGAAGTGAAAGGATAGGTAGTTATATGATTTACTCAACACCCGGATGTTGTGGAAGATGTTTTTGATAGATGTCTCAGAGGATGAACCTGTAAACAGAGAGATCAGATCCTTGCAGTCAGAGTGACAAGCTAGGTCCTTAAGACCATTTCCGACTCAActccaaaatattattttagtgtGATTTTGACACAAAAACTTTTTTCAATCTAATACAAAAAATCACACTATATTAGTGCAACACTATAATTTATGACACTATTCACcacattaaaacattattcacttaatttattaataaaataaataattaaataaatatataaatacatataatattataaaataacttttagtGTGAAGTTTAGTGCTATGGttggagaagaactttttttagTGTTGAAATTACACTAAATTAGTGTGATTttgacactaaaatagtgttatgGTTTGGAGATGCTATAAAATCAGAAGCAACAGCCTCTTTTAGAGCTGCTTTTAGACCCATTTTGTTAACTTTAATTGATACAGAGTacatagaaaaatgaaaaaagaaacaaaatattcgtGAAATGGAAAAGCTAAACAATGTAGCAATATAAGATGTTACAAGGCAGAGTTTACCAATCAAATAAGCCAAAGATGCACTAAACACCAAAACTTTAGATATAACATTTGTACCAATGCCTTTAATCTCGTTGTTAATCTGGTAGTTACAAATTCAAATAGTGAGCATGTAATTTAATAGTTCAACTTGTCCTCTACAATAGTATTAGGTTATTAACTGCTGTAAATAGTTCTTCGCAATTGATGAAACTCGATAATTGATTTCTAACATCTTTCGTGCACCTATTTTGTCAAAGATTTAACAACTTTAACTGAAAGGTTCTTACTTGTCAACCGAGCGACCGATTTTTACTTCAGATATGAGTAAATTGGTGACTATTCATAAATTCTATTTGAAAATTTGTGCGTCACGGAAAGTAAACATTTGCATGCACAATCCGctcatattaaaattttattttttaattttttaagaacaattcattatttttgttttttatgtttttcctttctgatttttttttgtagacccTTTCTGATTTGTTAGATACTGATAGTTTGGGTTTACAAACTCTACCACAATTTAAATATGGTTCTGTTTGATCATCTGTTAATTTGAGTGATTAAAAgtttaccaaaataaaaaaacttatttaatagacaaaattcagtttaaataaaataaatttgatttgttcTGTTAATTCATTCTTTTGATTTAGATTTCATGTACACtgtttttacaaaattcaaTATAACTTTATATGATTTGGAATATATTGGTTCAGAAACATTTCAGAAAATTTCAAGAACAGTTTGGTCCCATAGTAGctaaccgaaccaaactaaaaacccaacaaattttagtattttacagATTGGTTCACACCATAAGATGAATTCAAATCAATACAAATAATTTGGTTTAGTACGGTTTGAAAAGTTGGTtctatttatattgttttcagattttGAGGGAATAATGGTATGCagtataaatttatgtgtttcttactttacatatatttattgagCGTTTATTCAAATATACACTCATACTAATGTATATAATCTAACCATTTTCAATTGAAAACTTCCTTCTAAAACTCTTAAAAGTTTCcctgtaaaaaatataaattcttaTTCTGAGCGGATACATATCCATAAGAAATATCGTATAATTATGTAAAACCATGTAAATTAATACAAAAGTGAAAAAAATCCAGCAGTAGACCCCATACAGTCCAGAACTGCCGATTGCGAGCTATCTtaatcttgtccttcttcaccATATGCTCCCTTCACTctctcgtcttcttcttcttctccttccaccACTCTCAGTCGCTCTCTCTAGCCACAACTCAGCGAAATTAATCTTCACAACTTTTATTTACAAAGCTCTTAGTTTTTATTAACCCttccctaaaaccctaatcttggCTTCTTATATATCTCGTGACTCTTGTTTCTCCGTCCAATCTCTCTCCTTCTCCACTAACTAACCAACTGTGTTCTTTATGTAAAACGTCATCCATAGGCCAGTTTCTTTGGTTTCCATAAAAATCTCAGATTCCAATTGGTTTTATTTTCCCCTTCTCTGCTATTTCATTAAATGATGAACATTTGTAAGAAGAAGCTTTATTTCATCATCCTCTTTCCCTAAAGTTTTGacccttttttttaatttcttcaattttgtatttaaacaATTGAAAAGGGTTCTTCAGAGGGtttaagtgttaaaaaaaaattattttcattttcctcctaaacaaaagagaaacCTTTATGTCATCACTCTCTGTCCTCCACCTAAACAGAGTATAGTCTCATACTGTCTTCAAATCTCGGGAAAAAggcatctcttttttttttcattcagcCAAGAAAAATGTCGGCTTGCTTAAGCAGCGGCGGAGGAGGAGCCGCCGCATATAGTTTCGAgctagaaaaaaagaaatcatcaccaccaccaccaccgtcaAGCTCGACGACAACGAGAGCTACTTCACCATCATCAACAATCTCCGAATCATCCAACTCTCCGCTCGCAATCTCAACGAGAAAGCCAAGAAGGCCGCGAAAACGACCAAACCAGACTTACAACGAAGCTGCGGCTCTTCTCTCCACCGCTTACCCCAACCTCTTCCCCTCGTCCTCAAACAACTTGTACTCCAAGAAGAAGACTCATCCCAATCCTCACCTCTACGGATTCGCCGCTAAATCTCCTCTTCTCAGTGACAACGACGACGCTTCCGAGCTTCTTCTCGAATCAATCGAGGAGCCTGACTTTCTCTTTCTCCCGACGATTCAAGCGCGATCGGAGTACTTCTCCGAGCAGAAGGAGGTGAACGTGAATCTATTTGAATTCTCCGACGAGTTCGACGCGGAGTCGATTCTGGACGAGGAGACCGAAGAAGGGATCGATAGTATAATGGGAATAGTCGAATCCAATTCCGGAGAGAATCGTGGCCATCTAATCAGCCGGTTAGAGCATATGATGAAGATGAATCGAAAAGGATTCAAATTCCCGTTGGGACTCGGACTGAGAAGCGCTCTCAGGGAACACAACGACGCGAGCTGGTGCAGgtttcacaccgtcgatttcgaACAGATCTCGCCGCGGATCCAATCCACCGTTAAGGAGGAGAAGATCGAAAGTaagaagagcaagaagaagaaaaagaagaaagtccccgcggcggcggcggcggttAAGACGGTGCAAATGACGGAAACGTGTAGAGATGATAGTGAGGAGAAATCAGGTCAGTTGATGTTGAAGCTCGACTACGACGGCGTTTTAGAAGCTTGGTCTGAGAAAGAGTTGCCGTTCTCCGATGAGATTCTGGGCTCGGAAGCTGCCGGAGCCGATGTCAATGTATGTAACAGtattcttccttctcttctcttctcttctctcgcCATTGAATTTAATCGtcaaattagttttaaattaatggtaatttattttttattaattttttcgtAACAGATAATTCGTAATTCTGTTAGAACTAGTAGTATGTTGCCACGTGATGTTTGTAGCTCTGTCTGAATTTGAAGGGAGTGTGttcatttttttgtctttaCGCTTTAAATAATTAATCAGGAGTTAGTAATTTATTAGCGGTCACAGTACGTATGATGAATCTATGAAATTTCTGACAGAATTTATTAAGTTTACTGTAaagtttttataacttttcttgtaactttttttatgaaaaaagaataattaacATTTGACTTTCGTACATGGTCTGctcttttttataaaactttagtAGTATCAGTTTTCTTTGTCAACAACTAGAGTATCATTTAAGTTTTAGCAACAACTTTTTATGAATTGGCAAAATGAAAGCCGTCATAAAAATTAGCAAAAAGaaactttcttttattttttttttcaagaggAATTTAGACTTTGCACGTGAGTTTTCACGTACAAGATAAATGAAAgaggtttcaaaattttatttagtatatatCCGTTTTATCCGTATACTCCTTTTAGCATAAAAGTCTACAAAGTACAAACATTGACAGGAAATTCTTCTTAGCCTTAAGAAATTTATTAGAACAATAATGTCAGAGAAATTATGAAGTAATATAGGTATATGTTGTTCGCTTGTGAGGTTTGCATATTTTTAAGCCTAGAAGACTTTAAGTAAAAATTGATAATGGATGGATCCATGAACTAATGTGGATTTGGGGCAGGCCAGATTAGCTCAGATAGATTTGTTCGGAGACAGTGGAATACGAGAAGCAAGCGTTTTGAGGTACAAAGAGAAACGTCGAACTCGGCTCTTCTCCAAGAAAATTAGATACCAAGTACGCAAACTTAATGCAGATCAACGTCCCCGAATGAAGGTATCTACATCCACCTTAATCCGTGGTAAAAACATGTAGGTTCTTTTACCATTCAtgattataatttgattttaataattttagacCGGTTTATGAGATTAACATGAGTTTTGACAATTTCAAACTTCGTTGATATTTTTTTCGTTACTAATTTTCTTGTAAAACCAACAGACGCAACATCTGAACTGAATTACTTATCAACTAAAAATGGAAAGATTAATTTGTATACATAGTTAGTGGAAACAAACTACGAAATAAATAACGTTTTAGATTTTGTCAAAGGATAGGGTATACATTAGATTTTGATTAAGACAAGAACCTAATATTAATGTTTCCTTACTTTCTGTGGTTGGTGATTAAATTGAAACAGGGACGGTTCGTGAGAAGGCCCAATGCTAGTCCTCCAAGTGGACAAAGATAGCAAGGAAAGCAGAGCCAAGATTCACTCATTTTATCTTTTCCATTccttttttagttttgtattaTCTTTTGTGGTTGTTGTAGTTGAAATTTTGTCACCCTCATTTTATTCCTTAGTTTATGGTCCCTTTCGTttataatgtaatttttttcccTTAAATAAGGATCATGAAGGAGATGTTAGATGAGAGAAATTGAGGGATCAAAACGAataaaagtttttctttttatgtttttgcacAAAGAAATGTGTTGAGCTCTTTCATTGTATAAAACTACAAATAATAGCTGAGGAGATATTGTTTGTGTTATATACAGAATTACTTTTACATGAAACAAAAggaaaatcaaatcaaaccaaatgATCTAGTTCAGGTAGAACCAGCAAATGTCCTTGTGGAGACACCTAGTTGCATACCAACACTAACTAATGTCTCTAAGGACCTACCACTGTTAGCTAAGAGATCCTCATCGATCCGGATCGAGTTCTGCAAAAAAGAAAGGTTGATACAGACTGAAGACAAAATCAAATGAAATGTATAAGACTTTTCCTAAAGATTTTGCGATTATTATATGCTAACCTTTTCAAAGACACATATAACGGTGCTTCCACCAAACGAAAAATAACCAAGCTGCAAGTTGATAAAAGTGTTAGAAGATATTTTTCTTGAAGTGTCGTTCCATTGATAAAAGTAAAAACTGCTTACTTCGTCTCCTTTCTTAACATGGTCCCCTTCCTTTCTGACAAAATTGATGCTACCAACCATTGTTGCACCGATTGCAACAAAAGCAACCTGTTATTTACTCTACTTTATTAGCTGACCTTGAAGTTATGTTGTATGAAATTTATTACTCTGATTCGTTTGTAACAATACCAAATGTTCAATCACTAGCAAATCCTACTCATCTTATTTCTAAAGCCGCATATTAAGACAGAAGTAAAGAACCTTTCCAAACTCTGATGTTGATATAATTGCCACGGTCCGTTTATTCTCCGTGAATACGTTACAGTATTTGCTATTGACTGCTATCGGATTAACCTGAGAAGGAATGGTAAGTCAGCGAACATATAAGAAACATAAGTGATTTATCATAGCTAAGCATAATAGAGATGAGGAGATCTTGAGCACATACCGTATATAAGCTCCCAGACACATCAACAAACTTTTCAATGACTCCAGAGACAGGGACATGAAACCGATGATAATCCTGTAACGTTTGTTAAGACATGTGTCAGTGATTGTGTGATGTTTTAGCCTATGGCTCGTATATCAATAGGAAACTTCCATTCTCGTTGTGTACCTGTGGTGCTAGTCTGAATATCACCAAAGATCCATCAAGAAAGGCATTTGGATTCACATTCTTCCCAAGGAGGCCTCTAATCGAAAACTTCCGGCCCTATCATTGTAGGATGTGGTtcaacatataataataataataataataataataataataataataataataataataataataataataataccatTTGCTTTAAGAGTTTTCTAAATCTTGcataacaataataattatcATATAGTAAGCTACTCTGTAAACAGTGTTACCTTGATCCAGAATCTGGTGCTATCCTCCACTGACTGGAATGCCATTAACCGACAATCAGCAGCACATACAGAAACATCATCGCGATTCATGTAAGCTATTGGTCTCGCACCAGGTTTCAACTCCCTTATGAAAAATTCATTGAATGTCTGaaagtttaaaagaaaaaaaacttagtcACTTGCTAATATGGCTTTCATAGGAAATTCATACTAATATAAGAACTAGACACATTTGGATGTAACGTTGAGACTATAAATCAGATCCCATCCCATACCTTGAAGTGCTGTAGAGGATACTTGACTTCAGCCATGTTTATTTGATCCTGCAACAAACAAAACCTCATTCCCAAACCCAATAACAAAGCAAACACATTTTATCTTAATAGAGAGTAGTAACTTTCCGTACCTTAAAGAACTCAAGAAAGCTAGGAATTTTTTGAGCGGATTCAACTGTGTTCATTTTCTTCCCTTGCTTCTCAGAAAGTCTCTGCAGTATCTCCTTTGCCCCTGGATCAGGAAGATATAACTTATCACATAGGTTGCATTtgagaa
Above is a window of Brassica napus cultivar Da-Ae chromosome A10, Da-Ae, whole genome shotgun sequence DNA encoding:
- the LOC106371508 gene encoding protein CHLOROPLAST IMPORT APPARATUS 2-like isoform X1 gives rise to the protein MSACLSSGGGGAAAYSFELEKKKSSPPPPPSSSTTTRATSPSSTISESSNSPLAISTRKPRRPRKRPNQTYNEAAALLSTAYPNLFPSSSNNLYSKKKTHPNPHLYGFAAKSPLLSDNDDASELLLESIEEPDFLFLPTIQARSEYFSEQKEVNVNLFEFSDEFDAESILDEETEEGIDSIMGIVESNSGENRGHLISRLEHMMKMNRKGFKFPLGLGLRSALREHNDASWCRFHTVDFEQISPRIQSTVKEEKIESKKSKKKKKKKVPAAAAAVKTVQMTETCRDDSEEKSGQLMLKLDYDGVLEAWSEKELPFSDEILGSEAAGADVNARLAQIDLFGDSGIREASVLRYKEKRRTRLFSKKIRYQVRKLNADQRPRMKGRFVRRPNASPPSGQR
- the LOC106371508 gene encoding protein CHLOROPLAST IMPORT APPARATUS 2-like isoform X2, producing the protein MSACLSSGGGGAAAYSFELEKKKSSPPPPPSSSTTTRATSPSSTISESSNSPLAISTRKPRRPRKRPNQTYNEAAALLSTAYPNLFPSSSNNLYSKKKTHPNPHLYGFAAKSPLLSDNDDASELLLESIEEPDFLFLPTIQARSEYFSEQKEVNVNLFEFSDEFDAESILDEETEEGIDSIMGIVESNSGENRGHLISRLEHMMKMNRKGFKFPLGLGLRSALREHNDASWCRFHTVDFEQISPRIQSTVKEEKIESKKSKKKKKKKVPAAAAAVKTVQMTETCRDDSEEKSGQLMLKLDYDGVLEAWSEKELPFSDEILGSEAAGADVNARLAQIDLFGDSGIREASVLRYKEKRRTRLFSKKIRYQVRKLNADQRPRMKVSTSTLIRGKNMDGS